The Leishmania infantum JPCM5 genome chromosome 28 sequence ACACGccgtcctctccctcgctctgtTACTGTAGTGCCATGGCACTTCCTttctgcgccgccctcgccatcGCGCAGCTGGTGATTTTCGTCAGCGTCGCTGGTGTCGTCAGTGGGCTGGACGAGCAGCACTCGTACTACGAGGGCAACTACGGCACAACCGGGCTGGTGTTCGGCAGTCCCGACagctcgcgcacctcctgGGACTATACAAACCTGAAGGATTGGCCAACGCTGTGCTTGACGGGGAGACGGCAGAGCCCGATTTCCTTCGCGAATGTGAACCCCGACGAGGTTGTGATGAatgctctgctgcagcgattGCAGTTCTCCTCCAAGTGCGTCTTCCCACGTGAGGAGACGCAGATGCGAATCATCAACGAGGGCATCGTGAGCACAGTCAGCTTTGAGGAGCTGGGACGCTCGCTGGATGACATGAGCGAGTGCACGGTGATGGACCCGCTGAACCGTTCGCTCACCTACCACTTCACGGGCCTGCACTTTCACGCCATGCCGGTGCACCAACTCCGCACGCTGCGCCCCGATGCCGAAATGCACATGTCTTTTACCACAAATCATGTAGAACAAAAGATGCGTAATGTACTGATAGTGGCGGTGATGCTAAAGGCCTCCGCCATGGTCAACAGCACCTCAGcgcgagcgctgcagcacatctTAGTGGACGGCTCGCTGCCGAAGCGCAACGCCATGACAACGTGCTTCCTGACAGAgagcctctccctcttctcgctAATTCCGGCGCGCGAGAGCTACCTGCTCTACGACGGCTCCCAGACGCACCCACCCTGCACCGAGAACGTCCGTTGGGTGGTAATGACCTCGCCAATTCTCATCTCACCCGTGGCGCTCGGCAGGCTGCGCGACGCGatggatgcgctgctgccgaacgACTTCCACCGCTTCGGCAACGCCCGTCCGCCGCAGGCCCTCAATGGTCGTCTTATTTTCCGCTTCGACGACAGGTCCGTTCCGGACGGCGGCAACAGGGGTGAAGGCAACTTCAAAGATGCATGGAGTCGCAAGGACGAAGGCTGGGCGAATCGCTCCCTGGGAGTGCGGGCGGGCCGCGTGCTGGAAGGGTCTCTGGTGGAGGTGGATGGTGACTATAAGTacgacagcgccgtcgttGTCTCGCCAGTGTCGCCAAACCCTGTCTCGGCGTCAAGGAATGGCACCACTCACGCGTCTTCGCCACCCATCACGACCAGCCCAGGCAGGTACAACGGATCATCGGACCAAGCAATGGCGAAACCGGGCACGGGGGCGCTGGGGCCGGCGTATATGGCGAATGCGAGCAGAACTGGCCCGGAAACGCACTCTCACGTCAACGAGAGCGACGCAGACTACTCAAATGCAACCGCAAATGCAAGTTTAGCGCCACGAACAAGCGTCGTGTCGTCTGCCTCCGCGTCCAGCGCCGACGAGAGCATGCCCAGTGGGTTACATCATGGCTCCGAGTCctcagcgccgacgccatcTGACGAATCGGCGCCACGGTCAACGACAACGTcgacgaccaccaccacgactaCAACGAAGGAGCCTTCGGGCACCAAGGGAAAGAAGAGGTACGGGGACGGAGCCTCGAAGAACACCTCCGAAGCCGATGCCGGGGTTGTGGACTCGGTCAAGTCCATCGTGACACGTGCGTTTACTTCTGTGAAGGCCTTTAGCATTGGAGCCTTTCAGTCTTCTGTAGCTTACGCCAAGGCAAACCCGGTGCGTGCAGTGCTCGTTCTGCTGTGCATCATCGTACTCATCTTTCTTATCTCCACATGCTGCCGCGGGTGGAGGCGGCCAGTTTATGTGGTGGGGATCGATCCGACAGAGCTGCAACCCCTCAACTCTGCCAAACGGTTCGACCTctacggcggcaccggcaccggcaccgtggcggtgcggtAAGTCTATACGACATCGGAGCAGAAGGACAGCAAGAGgagcgctgcggtgccctTATACGCCCTTGGAACGAAGGATGGCCGCACCCCACAGAGATGCATTATTCATTGCGCTGtgaggggcggaggggagggggcaggcgTGCACGAAGATCGCGACGACGGCCCCATGACAGCTACTGTTTCTGCGGAGGCTGTTGACGGAATGCGATAAAACGTTTGCTGTTGATGGAGCGGATTATCGCAGTCGTGTgccccatacacacacacacacacatatgcgACGCTCGCTGCGCCTTGTCCCGTCTTTTTATCTCTGTCGATGAGGCGCTGTGGCCGGGCACGGAACGGTGGAGTTGCTCACCGTAGAGACGGAGAGATTCAGAGCTAGgggagcaacagcagcaggaggatgCGGGTGCTGGTGCGTGCTGTCGCGCTCTATTCTTATCCATGGTTGGCTTCGTACTCTTGCACGCGTGTTTGATTCTGTTCATGTGTGGGTGAGGGAGTGGCGCCACAACGCGCACATAGCCCCGCCCTCTTCCACCCTTCTTccgctgccggaggagggcgagtgagcacacgcacacatatagGCACACACAGGTCGCTGCGCAGCAAGCGTGCACTTCGTTTCTTTGCTTGTTTGGATATTGTGTTGTTGCTATCGCACATCTCCTGTGTGTGCTCTCATGTCGCCTCGTCgcgccttttcctttttggtTTTCGTGCTCTGCCTCTGATACGGTTGCCTTCATTTCTTTTCGGCTTTTTCGCCGTTTACgcatgggggaggggtgcatGTAGAAATGGTAACTCGCtaccctccctcctccctcctatcccctctctccccatCCCGGCAGCCGGAGTGCGGGGTACGAGCAAGCCAACATAATGCAACAGAaaagcgagcgagcgagccgACTCCGTGTTTtggggagaaggaggggtcATTAGGTCACCCACAGAGAAGCAGGacgggtgggggagagggacgcTTGCCAGTGTTCTACTTCCCGACTTCATGGAAATGTCGGAGCCTCTGGACAGGATCTCATTCCAGACGGCGCGTCAAAAGGCTGCAGCCTGGGCttgcgggcggcggcgtggcgttTCAGTCAGTAGATGACTTCGCTTCTCTATCGTGCTTTCTCATAGcccatccctcctcccctttcctgcagcggcgaatCCCAGAAAAGAGATGATGTGTGCgcaaatatatatatatgtgtgtgtgcatgtgtttgtgtgtgacAAGGAGCAGTAATAGTTGCCCTCGCCGCAGTGTTTCTCTTGCGCACTTCCATTGGTTTCATCCTCATCATCACTCATGGCTCTTTTCCCCTTGAGAGAAACACATTAGCATGTGCTCTGCTCTGCTCTCTCGCTTACTCTTGCCTCCTTCGTTCTCGTCGTggttctcttttttttttccttctccctctgagcctctctctgtggccTTGGCAGTTGCTGAccgctcgctctcctccactGCTTTTGTGTGCAGCTGTAGTAGCCCGTGCTCGTGCagccccgccgctgcttctccttggCTACCCACAACAACGTTGTCTCTTCACCGGAGcggctctccccctcccttcttctgcacacacgcacatacacacactcaAAGACGAAGGCAGCAAGGATGCAgagctgcttcgccgcctgCTCACAGGTAGTCTGCGTGGCAGAGgacacggcggtggcgtttTACGCGCCCAAGTCGCTGCGGAAGTTCCGCGTGGAGCGGCTCAACGGATCGCGCGTATGCGGGATGTATGTGCAGATCATTTCTGGCGCaaaggcggtgctgcacgtcATCGATGCCGAGGCTACGTTGTTCGAGTTTGCAATCGAGGGTGGTGCGCCATCCTTGGTGCGCACAGTCTCGATTCGACTCCCACGGGCCTCACTTGTCCCGTCCACCTCAACTGAAGAGAATGAGGAGGTTTCAGATAGGCGGCATCAGGGCTTAACGAGCTGGACGGCgaa is a genomic window containing:
- a CDS encoding carbonic anhydrase-like protein, whose translation is MALPFCAALAIAQLVIFVSVAGVVSGLDEQHSYYEGNYGTTGLVFGSPDSSRTSWDYTNLKDWPTLCLTGRRQSPISFANVNPDEVVMNALLQRLQFSSKCVFPREETQMRIINEGIVSTVSFEELGRSLDDMSECTVMDPLNRSLTYHFTGLHFHAMPVHQLRTLRPDAEMHMSFTTNHVEQKMRNVLIVAVMLKASAMVNSTSARALQHILVDGSLPKRNAMTTCFLTESLSLFSLIPARESYLLYDGSQTHPPCTENVRWVVMTSPILISPVALGRLRDAMDALLPNDFHRFGNARPPQALNGRLIFRFDDRSVPDGGNRGEGNFKDAWSRKDEGWANRSLGVRAGRVLEGSLVEVDGDYKYDSAVVVSPVSPNPVSASRNGTTHASSPPITTSPGRYNGSSDQAMAKPGTGALGPAYMANASRTGPETHSHVNESDADYSNATANASLAPRTSVVSSASASSADESMPSGLHHGSESSAPTPSDESAPRSTTTSTTTTTTTTKEPSGTKGKKRYGDGASKNTSEADAGVVDSVKSIVTRAFTSVKAFSIGAFQSSVAYAKANPVRAVLVLLCIIVLIFLISTCCRGWRRPVYVVGIDPTELQPLNSAKRFDLYGGTGTGTVAVR